From the genome of Streptomyces sp. NBC_00659, one region includes:
- a CDS encoding L-lactate permease, translating into MYVQELRPVADSLGLSALVAALPLLVVLILLGGVRLKAHLAGLAGLLAASLVACLAYGMPVDQTLSSAAQGAAFGLFPILWIVVNALWVYRMTVRTRHFDVLRRSFGRLSDDPRIQALVVAFCFGALLEALAGFGAPVAICSVMLVALGFDPVRAAVVALVANTAPVAFGAMATPVVTLAQVTGLPLDSVASLVGRQTPLLALVVPLVLVGLVDGRRGLRETWIPALACGVAFAAVQFAASNYVSAQLADIGASLAGAAALIAVPHARVPAAEAVRASVLTGARSEELDERDPRREVVRAYAPYALIVTVFSIAQIPAVKDWSARATRTYDWPFLDVVGPNGLPVGGNVFTWPIVSTGGTLVLLAGLCTAVVLGVHARVAVREWLATVHELRFAILTVTSVLALAYVMNLSGQAATIGHFVAAAGSGLAFLSPVLGWFGVAVSGSDTSSNALFGALQVSAARESGLSPELLAAANSSGGVLGKMISPQNLTIACAAVGLDGREGDLLRKVLPWSLGLLLIMCLIVVGQSSPVLSWMLP; encoded by the coding sequence GTGTACGTCCAGGAACTGCGACCCGTCGCCGACTCGCTCGGCCTGTCCGCCCTCGTGGCGGCCCTGCCTCTCCTCGTCGTCCTGATCCTGCTCGGCGGCGTCCGGCTCAAAGCCCACCTGGCGGGCCTGGCGGGCCTTCTGGCGGCCTCGCTGGTCGCCTGCCTCGCCTACGGCATGCCGGTGGACCAGACGCTCTCCAGCGCCGCTCAGGGCGCAGCGTTCGGTCTCTTCCCCATCCTGTGGATCGTCGTCAACGCCTTGTGGGTGTACCGGATGACCGTCCGGACCCGGCACTTCGACGTCCTGCGCCGCTCGTTCGGGCGCCTGTCCGACGATCCACGCATCCAGGCACTCGTGGTCGCCTTCTGCTTCGGCGCGCTGCTGGAGGCCCTTGCCGGTTTCGGCGCACCCGTCGCGATCTGCTCCGTGATGCTGGTCGCCCTCGGCTTCGACCCCGTGCGCGCGGCGGTCGTCGCCCTCGTCGCCAACACCGCGCCGGTCGCCTTCGGCGCGATGGCCACCCCGGTCGTGACCCTCGCCCAAGTCACCGGTCTGCCCCTGGACTCCGTCGCCTCGTTGGTGGGCCGGCAGACCCCGTTGCTCGCGCTGGTCGTGCCCCTCGTCCTGGTCGGGCTCGTCGACGGCCGGCGCGGACTGCGCGAGACCTGGATACCCGCCCTCGCCTGCGGAGTCGCCTTCGCCGCCGTCCAGTTCGCCGCCTCGAACTACGTCTCCGCGCAACTCGCCGACATCGGCGCCTCCTTGGCCGGAGCCGCCGCCCTGATCGCCGTGCCGCACGCGCGCGTGCCCGCGGCCGAGGCCGTACGGGCGTCGGTCCTGACCGGTGCGCGCAGCGAGGAACTCGACGAGCGGGACCCGCGCCGCGAAGTCGTGCGCGCCTACGCCCCGTACGCCCTGATCGTCACGGTCTTCTCGATCGCGCAGATCCCGGCCGTGAAGGACTGGTCGGCGCGGGCGACCCGTACGTACGACTGGCCCTTCCTCGACGTCGTCGGCCCGAACGGCCTGCCGGTGGGCGGGAACGTCTTCACCTGGCCGATCGTGTCGACCGGCGGCACCCTCGTGCTGCTCGCGGGGCTCTGCACGGCCGTCGTACTCGGGGTGCACGCGCGCGTGGCGGTCCGGGAATGGCTCGCGACCGTGCACGAGTTGAGGTTCGCGATCCTGACCGTGACGTCCGTGCTGGCCCTCGCCTACGTCATGAACCTCTCCGGACAGGCCGCCACGATCGGCCACTTCGTGGCGGCGGCCGGATCCGGACTCGCCTTCCTCTCACCCGTTCTGGGGTGGTTCGGTGTGGCGGTCTCCGGCTCCGACACGTCGTCGAACGCCCTCTTCGGCGCTCTCCAGGTGAGCGCCGCCCGGGAGTCGGGGCTGTCGCCCGAACTCCTGGCCGCCGCCAACAGTTCGGGCGGTGTCCTCGGCAAAATGATCTCGCCGCAGAACCTGACGATCGCCTGCGCGGCCGTCGGGCTCGACGGCCGCGAGGGCGACCTGCTGCGCAAGGTGCTGCCCTGGAGCCTCGGACTGCTGCTCATCATGTGCCTGATCGTGGTGGGACAGAGCTCACCGGTCCTCTCCTGGATGCTGCCCTGA
- a CDS encoding DUF3499 domain-containing protein, with amino-acid sequence MLRKRCGASHRATRWDDLGESRRGPLKSAVPSNVVSLVRRCSRTACGRPAVATLTYVYADSTAVLGPLATYAEPHCYDLCAEHSERLTAPRGWEVVRLADSSGPARPSGDDLEALANAVREAARPQKRAAENGSARSVDPMEVARRGHLRILRSPEN; translated from the coding sequence ATGCTCCGGAAGCGGTGTGGGGCGTCTCACAGGGCGACACGGTGGGATGACCTGGGGGAGAGTCGTCGCGGCCCGCTCAAGAGTGCGGTACCGTCCAACGTCGTGAGCCTTGTACGTCGCTGTTCGCGCACCGCTTGCGGCCGTCCCGCTGTCGCGACGCTGACGTACGTCTACGCCGACTCGACCGCGGTTCTCGGCCCGCTCGCCACCTACGCCGAACCCCACTGCTACGACCTGTGCGCCGAGCACTCCGAGCGCCTCACCGCGCCGCGCGGCTGGGAGGTCGTCCGCCTCGCCGACTCCTCCGGTCCCGCGCGCCCCAGCGGCGACGATCTGGAGGCACTGGCGAACGCGGTGCGCGAGGCGGCCCGTCCGCAGAAGCGCGCGGCGGAGAACGGCAGTGCACGTTCGGTGGACCCGATGGAGGTCGCGCGCCGCGGCCACCTGCGGATCCTGCGCTCGCCCGAGAACTGA
- a CDS encoding metallopeptidase family protein — MDNPVPPRAAAAGPRRRDRHGRGMRGPVAPPQVPLAASRAEVFADLVQDSVERLERRWPQLADIDFMVLEVPRLERSGENWSDEAVPLGGTIAAREGHPARVVVYRRPIEIRTKGRDERAALVHEVVVEQVAELLGQTPETVDPRYGED; from the coding sequence ATGGACAACCCCGTACCGCCCCGTGCCGCAGCAGCCGGTCCCCGTCGTCGTGACCGCCACGGCAGGGGCATGCGCGGCCCCGTGGCGCCGCCCCAGGTACCGCTCGCGGCGAGCCGTGCCGAGGTCTTCGCGGACCTCGTGCAGGACTCCGTGGAACGGCTGGAGCGACGCTGGCCACAGCTCGCGGACATCGACTTCATGGTCCTCGAAGTCCCCCGCCTGGAGCGCTCGGGCGAGAACTGGAGCGACGAGGCGGTGCCGCTGGGCGGCACGATCGCGGCGCGCGAGGGACATCCCGCGCGCGTGGTCGTCTACCGCCGCCCGATCGAGATCCGCACCAAGGGGCGCGACGAGCGCGCCGCCCTGGTGCACGAGGTCGTCGTGGAGCAGGTCGCGGAACTTCTGGGCCAGACTCCGGAGACGGTCGACCCGCGGTACGGCGAGGACTGA
- a CDS encoding DUF5719 family protein has product MNRTTLSLIAAATALAAVTGFATLKPAGTSGDSVSATAARLPVERTSLLCPQPSASDIADTTYTSFTPVVEGASGSGKAQLQAATEESADGADSSDSSDGKKSGAKPAKPVVQPKEPGKPAAGDTSGADAPALVGLASGKFAPGWTVQETTEVAAGVGRGLLGTNCTAPDTEFWFPGASTAAQRTDYVHLTNPDDAAAVVDIDLYGKDGTLKSTVADGITVQAHASEPILLNTLTGDPQADLTVHVKVRSGRVGAAVQALDAKTGGDWLTSSADPAGSLVMPGIPKDATSVRLVAFAPGDTDADLKVRLASPSGTITLAGNETLHVKAGMTSAVDLGDVTRGEAGSLVLTPTGSSVPVVAALLVVRGKGADQETAFIPATAPVGARATVADNTAKGSTLAVTAPGEGARIKVTASAGSGGGMAVSKTFTIKGGTTQNVEAPVPSGLKGTYALTVEPVSGGPVYASRMLSANQDGVPAFTIQGLPDDRGTVSVPEAEQDLSVLLEQ; this is encoded by the coding sequence GTGAACCGCACCACCCTGTCCCTGATCGCCGCGGCGACCGCGCTCGCCGCTGTCACCGGGTTCGCGACGCTCAAGCCGGCCGGCACCTCCGGCGACAGCGTGTCCGCCACGGCCGCGCGGCTGCCCGTGGAGCGCACCAGCCTGCTCTGCCCGCAGCCGAGCGCCTCCGACATCGCGGACACCACGTACACGTCCTTCACGCCCGTCGTGGAGGGTGCGAGCGGCAGCGGCAAGGCTCAACTCCAGGCCGCCACCGAGGAGTCGGCCGACGGGGCCGACTCCTCCGACTCGTCCGACGGCAAGAAGAGCGGTGCCAAGCCCGCCAAGCCCGTCGTCCAGCCCAAGGAACCCGGCAAGCCGGCCGCCGGCGACACCTCGGGTGCCGACGCGCCCGCCCTCGTCGGGCTCGCATCGGGCAAGTTCGCGCCCGGCTGGACGGTCCAGGAGACCACCGAGGTCGCCGCGGGCGTCGGGCGCGGTCTGCTCGGCACCAACTGCACCGCGCCCGACACCGAGTTCTGGTTCCCGGGCGCCAGCACCGCCGCGCAGCGCACCGATTACGTGCATCTGACGAACCCGGACGACGCCGCGGCGGTCGTGGACATCGATCTGTACGGCAAGGACGGCACGCTCAAGTCCACGGTGGCCGACGGGATCACGGTCCAGGCGCACGCCAGCGAACCGATCCTGCTGAACACCCTGACCGGCGATCCGCAGGCCGACCTCACCGTGCATGTGAAGGTCCGCAGCGGCCGGGTCGGGGCCGCCGTGCAGGCGCTCGACGCCAAGACCGGCGGCGACTGGCTGACGTCCTCCGCCGACCCCGCGGGCAGCCTCGTCATGCCGGGCATCCCCAAGGACGCCACCTCGGTGCGCCTGGTCGCCTTCGCGCCCGGTGACACGGACGCCGATCTGAAGGTCCGCCTCGCCTCGCCCTCGGGGACGATCACCCTGGCGGGCAACGAGACGCTGCACGTGAAGGCCGGTATGACCTCCGCCGTCGACCTCGGGGACGTCACCCGCGGCGAGGCGGGCTCCCTGGTGCTCACCCCCACCGGCTCGTCCGTTCCGGTCGTCGCCGCCCTGCTGGTGGTGCGGGGCAAGGGCGCCGATCAGGAGACCGCGTTCATTCCGGCCACCGCTCCGGTGGGCGCCCGTGCGACGGTCGCGGACAACACCGCCAAGGGGTCCACGCTCGCCGTGACCGCCCCGGGCGAGGGGGCCAGGATCAAGGTCACCGCGTCCGCGGGCAGCGGGGGCGGCATGGCCGTGTCGAAGACGTTCACCATCAAGGGCGGGACCACCCAGAACGTCGAGGCACCCGTCCCGAGCGGCCTCAAGGGCACGTACGCCCTGACCGTCGAGCCGGTCTCCGGAGGCCCCGTCTACGCCTCCCGGATGCTCTCGGCGAACCAGGACGGCGTTCCCGCGTTCACCATCCAGGGTCTCCCGGATGACCGCGGGACGGTCTCGGTGCCGGAGGCCGAACAGGACCTCTCGGTGCTGCTCGAGCAGTGA
- a CDS encoding glycosyltransferase family 2 protein, with amino-acid sequence MSVHSLSAASNDAAAAPEFPRHVVTAVLVSHDGARWLPQALAGLLGQDRPVQNAVAADTGSADESAQLLTEALGADRVLHLARRTGFGQAVEEVSRTAPELTPDDLPYLKRPSGWDPVTRSWRDDAYDMPDLPHGEPEQWLWLLHDDSAPEPDALAQLLRVVENEQEAGQDVAVVGPKLRGWYDRRQLLEVGVTIANSGRRWTGLDRREQDQGQHDHVHPVLSVSTAGMLIRRDVFEELGGFDRRLPLMRDDVDLCWRAQAAGHRVLVAPEAVVRHAEAASRERRAVDCVGRTAASPHKVDKAGAVYTLLVNARTAQLPWILVRLVLGTLLRTLAYLVGKVPGQAVDEIRGLLGTLLRPERIIAGRRRRGRPQVDKGELRPLFPPPGATVRATLEQVAGNLTSRSEADVTTGAGRHGGAVESGPGGDDGDFLEIEQFARIKRIARNPGPMLFLVLLFVSLLACRQLLGGGALAGGALLPAPADASELWARYLDGWHPVGAGSTQSAPPYLALVALLASVLLGSTGLAVTVLLVGSVPLAGFAAYFASRPLVESRLLRAWASVAYAFLPAATGALAGGRIGTAVLAILLPLIARAGVAASGLANGSRARGSWRATWAYALLLTFTTAFTPIVWPIALVLGVALLVVRRREIPAYGLRFLAQLGTPLLVLAPWSLTLLPFGFFRQAGLDYGASTASALDLLSAGPGGPGTVSGLMLFGIVLAALAALLRSERQAGIRTAWVIAVVALVFAVLSNRSTWAGPATLVYGLALLAAAAVGSDGARARVAEQSFGWRQPVAALIAFACAAGPLLVAAGWIIRGADGPVERRDPVQVPAFVAEESGTRDQARTLVLDSSSAARVGYVLVRGSGARLGDAELASAGGENKKLDKVVANLVAGSGADQADQLGGFAVRYVLVRKGAPREVSRVLDATTGLSRLSQQDGSALWRVDQQVSRAAIVPASGDPESIAAGPVEVHTTVPAGDGGRLLRLADSADAGWTATLDGKPLTRTTVDGWAQGFRLPADGGRLDVTFDAPLSHTAWLWAQGALALVLVVLALPGRRRDIDDDLPEEQQQPVTAEDMTGDGRRARRLRAQAEAEAESGRPDEDPEFDDGFPADADADEDEEIPAVVPHQQAYGEWDSPSYANAEYDTYGGEQYEGQQGQQGQQGYPAGTYQQPYQADPYQGGQYDPYAYGGTAAYDQNYGQGYDADGRPFDSRGQGYETGEQGYDPAYDPTRPPHGNDSERPDGSHQ; translated from the coding sequence ATGTCCGTGCACAGCCTTTCGGCAGCCAGTAACGACGCCGCTGCCGCCCCTGAGTTTCCGCGCCACGTGGTGACCGCGGTGCTCGTCTCCCACGACGGCGCCCGCTGGCTGCCACAGGCGCTCGCCGGGCTGCTCGGCCAGGACCGCCCCGTGCAGAACGCGGTGGCGGCCGACACCGGCAGCGCGGACGAATCCGCCCAGCTGCTCACCGAGGCGCTCGGCGCCGACCGCGTGCTGCACCTGGCGCGGCGCACCGGCTTCGGCCAGGCCGTCGAGGAGGTGTCCCGCACCGCCCCCGAACTGACCCCGGACGACCTGCCCTACCTCAAGCGTCCGAGCGGCTGGGACCCCGTCACGCGCAGCTGGCGCGACGACGCCTACGACATGCCGGACCTCCCGCACGGCGAGCCCGAGCAGTGGCTCTGGCTGCTGCACGACGACAGCGCTCCCGAGCCCGACGCGCTGGCCCAGCTGCTGCGCGTCGTGGAGAACGAGCAGGAAGCCGGCCAGGACGTGGCCGTCGTCGGCCCCAAGCTCCGCGGCTGGTACGACCGCCGGCAGCTCCTCGAGGTCGGCGTCACCATCGCCAACTCGGGCCGCCGCTGGACCGGTCTCGACCGACGCGAGCAGGACCAGGGGCAGCACGACCACGTCCACCCCGTGCTCTCCGTGTCCACCGCGGGCATGCTGATCCGCCGCGACGTCTTCGAGGAGCTCGGCGGCTTCGACCGCAGGCTGCCCCTCATGCGCGACGACGTCGACCTGTGCTGGCGCGCCCAGGCCGCCGGCCACCGGGTCCTCGTCGCCCCGGAAGCCGTCGTACGGCACGCCGAGGCGGCCTCTCGCGAGCGCCGCGCCGTCGACTGCGTGGGCCGCACCGCCGCCTCCCCGCACAAGGTCGACAAAGCGGGCGCCGTCTACACCCTCCTCGTCAACGCCCGCACCGCGCAGCTCCCCTGGATCCTGGTCCGCCTCGTCCTCGGCACCCTGCTGCGCACGCTCGCCTACCTCGTGGGCAAGGTCCCCGGGCAGGCCGTCGACGAGATCCGCGGCCTCCTGGGCACCCTGCTGCGCCCCGAGCGGATCATCGCCGGACGGCGCAGGCGCGGCCGTCCGCAGGTCGACAAGGGCGAGCTGCGCCCCCTGTTCCCGCCTCCGGGCGCCACCGTCAGGGCCACCCTCGAGCAGGTCGCCGGCAATCTGACGAGCCGCTCCGAGGCCGACGTCACCACGGGCGCCGGACGGCACGGAGGCGCCGTCGAGTCCGGACCGGGCGGCGACGACGGAGACTTCCTGGAGATCGAGCAGTTCGCCCGGATCAAGCGCATCGCGCGCAACCCCGGCCCGATGCTGTTCCTGGTGCTCTTGTTCGTCTCGCTCCTCGCGTGCCGCCAGCTGCTCGGCGGCGGGGCCCTCGCGGGCGGTGCGCTGCTGCCCGCCCCCGCCGACGCCTCCGAACTGTGGGCGCGCTACCTCGACGGCTGGCATCCGGTCGGCGCGGGCTCCACCCAGTCCGCTCCGCCCTACCTCGCGCTCGTCGCGCTGCTGGCCTCCGTGCTCCTCGGCTCCACCGGACTCGCGGTCACCGTGCTCCTGGTGGGATCCGTGCCGCTGGCCGGCTTCGCCGCGTACTTCGCCTCACGGCCCCTCGTCGAGTCCCGGCTCCTGCGGGCCTGGGCGTCCGTCGCCTACGCCTTCCTGCCCGCCGCCACCGGCGCGCTGGCGGGCGGCCGTATCGGCACCGCCGTCCTCGCGATCCTGCTGCCGCTCATCGCGCGCGCGGGCGTCGCGGCGAGCGGTCTCGCGAACGGCTCCCGCGCGCGCGGCAGCTGGCGTGCGACCTGGGCGTACGCCCTGCTGCTGACCTTCACGACGGCGTTCACCCCGATCGTGTGGCCCATCGCGCTGGTTCTCGGCGTCGCGCTCCTCGTGGTGCGACGCAGGGAGATCCCCGCCTACGGGCTGCGGTTCCTGGCCCAGCTCGGCACCCCGCTGCTGGTCCTCGCCCCCTGGTCGCTGACCCTGCTGCCGTTCGGCTTCTTCCGGCAGGCCGGCCTTGACTACGGTGCGAGCACGGCCTCCGCGCTCGACCTGCTCAGCGCCGGCCCCGGCGGGCCGGGCACCGTCAGCGGACTGATGCTCTTCGGCATCGTGCTGGCCGCCCTGGCCGCACTGCTGCGCTCCGAGCGCCAGGCGGGAATCAGGACCGCCTGGGTCATCGCCGTCGTGGCACTCGTCTTCGCGGTCCTGTCCAACCGCTCCACCTGGGCGGGACCCGCGACCCTCGTGTACGGGCTCGCGCTGCTGGCCGCCGCCGCCGTCGGCTCCGACGGGGCACGCGCGCGGGTCGCCGAGCAGAGCTTCGGCTGGCGCCAGCCGGTGGCCGCGCTCATCGCCTTCGCGTGCGCTGCGGGCCCCCTGCTCGTCGCGGCCGGATGGATCATCCGAGGCGCCGACGGACCCGTCGAGCGCCGCGACCCGGTGCAGGTTCCCGCGTTCGTCGCCGAGGAGAGCGGTACGCGCGACCAGGCCCGCACCCTCGTCCTCGACAGCAGTTCGGCCGCCAGGGTCGGCTACGTCCTCGTCCGCGGCTCCGGCGCCCGTCTCGGCGACGCCGAACTCGCCTCGGCCGGCGGCGAGAACAAGAAGCTCGACAAGGTCGTCGCGAACCTCGTGGCGGGTTCCGGCGCAGACCAGGCCGACCAGCTCGGCGGCTTCGCCGTGCGCTACGTCCTGGTCCGCAAGGGCGCGCCGCGCGAGGTGAGCCGTGTCCTGGACGCCACCACGGGCCTGTCCCGGCTGAGCCAGCAGGACGGCAGCGCCCTGTGGCGCGTCGACCAGCAGGTCTCACGTGCCGCGATCGTCCCCGCGTCGGGCGACCCGGAGTCCATCGCCGCCGGTCCGGTCGAGGTGCACACCACGGTCCCCGCCGGTGACGGGGGCCGCCTCCTGCGACTGGCCGACAGCGCCGACGCCGGCTGGACGGCGACCCTGGACGGCAAGCCGCTGACCCGCACCACGGTCGACGGCTGGGCCCAGGGCTTCCGGCTGCCCGCCGACGGCGGCAGGCTGGACGTCACGTTCGACGCACCGCTGAGCCACACGGCCTGGCTGTGGGCCCAGGGCGCCCTCGCCCTGGTCCTCGTGGTGCTCGCCCTCCCCGGGCGGCGCCGGGACATCGACGACGACCTCCCCGAGGAGCAGCAGCAGCCCGTGACCGCCGAGGACATGACGGGCGACGGCCGCCGCGCCCGCCGCCTGCGCGCCCAGGCCGAGGCCGAGGCGGAGTCGGGACGGCCGGACGAGGACCCGGAGTTCGACGACGGGTTCCCCGCGGACGCCGACGCGGACGAGGACGAGGAGATCCCGGCCGTCGTCCCGCACCAGCAGGCGTACGGCGAATGGGACAGCCCGAGTTACGCGAACGCCGAGTACGACACCTACGGCGGCGAGCAGTACGAGGGACAACAGGGACAACAGGGGCAGCAGGGTTACCCGGCGGGCACCTACCAGCAGCCGTACCAGGCGGATCCCTACCAGGGCGGCCAGTACGACCCGTACGCCTACGGCGGCACGGCGGCGTACGACCAGAACTACGGCCAGGGCTACGACGCCGACGGCAGGCCCTTCGATTCCCGGGGCCAGGGCTACGAGACGGGCGAGCAGGGCTACGACCCGGCGTACGACCCCACGCGGCCCCCGCACGGCAACGACAGTGAGCGCCCCGACGGGAGCCATCAGTGA
- a CDS encoding WhiB family transcriptional regulator, protein MTELVQQLLVDDADEELGWQERALCAQTDPESFFPEKGGSTREAKKVCLACEVRSECLEYALANDERFGIWGGLSERERRRLKKAAV, encoded by the coding sequence ATGACCGAGCTGGTGCAGCAACTGCTGGTCGACGACGCGGATGAGGAACTCGGCTGGCAGGAGCGCGCGCTGTGCGCCCAGACCGACCCCGAGTCCTTCTTCCCCGAGAAGGGCGGCTCCACCCGCGAGGCCAAGAAGGTCTGCCTCGCCTGCGAAGTCCGCTCCGAGTGCCTCGAGTACGCGCTCGCCAACGACGAACGGTTCGGCATCTGGGGCGGTCTGTCCGAGCGGGAACGGCGCCGCCTGAAGAAGGCCGCTGTCTGA
- a CDS encoding cysteine dioxygenase, giving the protein MNSDNDLQIAGDILEVPHLLQPPREHPSTVAEFAGLARSIAADRSQWEHLVRYDASSRWYHRLRTGPGYEVWLLSWVPGQASGLHDHGGSSGVLTVLDGALSEHTERGTRALGSGAQRVFAPGYVHEVVNDALEPAVSLHIYYPGLTEMPMHAARCAVAETV; this is encoded by the coding sequence ATGAACAGCGACAACGACCTCCAGATCGCCGGCGACATCCTCGAAGTCCCGCACCTGCTCCAGCCGCCGCGCGAACACCCCTCCACCGTGGCCGAGTTCGCCGGCCTGGCGCGCTCCATCGCCGCCGACCGGTCCCAGTGGGAACACCTCGTCCGCTACGACGCCTCCTCGCGCTGGTACCACCGGCTGCGCACGGGGCCCGGCTACGAGGTGTGGCTCCTGTCCTGGGTGCCCGGACAGGCCAGCGGGCTGCACGACCACGGCGGATCCTCCGGCGTACTGACCGTCCTGGACGGCGCGCTGAGCGAGCACACCGAGAGGGGCACACGCGCCCTGGGCTCCGGCGCGCAGCGCGTGTTCGCGCCCGGCTATGTCCACGAGGTCGTCAACGACGCGCTCGAACCGGCCGTCAGCCTGCACATCTACTACCCGGGCCTCACCGAGATGCCGATGCACGCGGCGCGTTGCGCCGTCGCCGAAACCGTGTGA